GCGTGACCTTCGGGTGCCCGGTCGGCTTGGGCAGCGCCTGGAGACCGGCGGCAACGTTGTTATCGTTGTACTTGGTCATGCTCATGCCCTCTTCGCAGTAAGCCAGCTCCTGGACGTAGATCTGCTCGAATATGGAGTCCCCGGCGAACATTATGTGGTTGGCGCGGATGCTGTTCGCGGTCTCCTGCAGTTCATCCAGGATCTCGGGGTTCATCAGGATGTCCGTGGAAAGCGCCAGGGACGTGTTCCCGTACTGATAGATATCGTCGCATGTCGGGGGTATCAGGCCTATGTCTCTTCCTTTCAAAGCATCTACGTATGTACCGGACGCGCCGCACATGTACATCGTCCTAAGGTCTTTGAAATCGATGCCCGCGTGCTCCACCAGTGTGAAATGGCCGGCCCTCATTGCACCGATGGCCTTCATGGCCTCCGATATGTCGTTGCTGGTGATGAAGACGCCATCCTGAAGATGCATCTTTCCGTCATCGGTGGTCAGTTTACCTTTCTTCCAGAGGTCGCTTTCTATCGCCACGGCGACGGCCGCTATGACGCCGGTACCGGTTATTCCGGCGGCCTTTCCGTGCATGGGGCCCTCCTCCGACATGATGCCGAGGCTGAAGTCGAACCGGTCTCCGTTCTGGGGGATCAGATTATCGTCGAGGACCTTGCAGATCCATTGGAAATCATACTCCAGGTCGCTTATCGCTCCCGGGGCCGCGAGCATCCCGCACTCTATGGACTGCCCCTCCATTGCCGGACCGGCCGCGGCCGACCCGGTGTATATGTCATCTCCTACCTTCAGGGCCATCTCGGCGTTGGTGCCGTAGTCGGTGACAAGGCAGTTCTTCTTCTGTTCCAGGAAACCGCTCTTGTACATCATCGCCAGCGCATCGGCGCCTATCTCGTGCCTTATGGCGGGCGGCACATAGAGCTCGGTCTTGTCCGGGACGTCGAACCCGCAGGCTACAGCGCTGAACACGCCCGCATCCCTCTTCTGTTCCTTGATCCCCCTGACCCTTTTGGCGTTCTCGCCCGCAAAAGCGAGGTCTTCCACGGGAATGTTCTGCGCCAGCGAAAGCTGGATGGGGTTCCCGCAGATGCTGAGCCTGACTACATCCTTCAGGTCTATCCCCAGGGTCCTGATGAGCTTGTTCACAGTGTCGATGACGATGTTATGCGCCACATCCTGTCCGACCCTGATGCTGAATGTCAGGTGGTCCATGATATTGGCGCCGGGCAAAGGATGGCATTCCGTTATCGATGTCGATAGGATCTTTTTTGCCTTCAGGTCGACCGCATGGGCCCTGAAGCCGCTTGTTCCCAAATCTAGAGATATTCCATATTCCATTGTTTTTCCTCCGCTTGTTAATACGTTTCAATAACGGTGACTTCGACGGCCGCAACACCCTCCGCGGTGTTCGCTGCCGTCGTCATCGTCATCATCGTGATGATGCTGACCTTCGTGGGCATTCTCGTGCTCGTGACCGTGGCATTTGCAGTCGTGCGCTCCATGTTCGTGATGATCCCCCTCTTCATGGTCATGCCCGTGCCCATGTTCGTGCCCATGTTCGTGGTGGTGCCCGTGCCCGTGGCATTTGCAGTCGTGATGATCGAGCTCGATGTCCAGATTGGTGTCTTCCAGAACATGGTGCATGGTATGGTCGAGCTCGCCCTCGTCGACATCGAGGACGGCGCACATGAGAGTGAACGACACCTTTTCGGAAGGCTCGATCGTGCCGTGTATCTCGACCCCGTTCTCCATATCGATGAGGTTCAGCGTTATTCCGGAGCCGTCCTCCAGATAGATTGCGCACTTGATGTGGCCCAGGAGCACGCCGGACTCGCCGCCGACCCATTTGCCGATCTCGTAGAGCGCGTCCACCATCCTTGCCTGGGCGTCTGCATTGAATCCTATGATGCGCCCTGTGAAACCGACGGCGGCCCCGCCGGCCTCCTCTATGGAGTTCTCCGGTTCCGCATCATCGTGTTCTGTGTGGTCGTGCTGTTTCATTTCATCATCTCGTATACTTTATCCAAGTTCTCGCCGGTCTTTACAGATATAGGTAATAAGGGCTTGCTCGGGAATTCGGAAGCCATCCATTCTTTGATTTCTTTCATTTTCTCAGGAGTGGCAAGGTCGCTCTTGTTGATCAGTATGAAGTCGCTTCCGTGCATCTGCCTCCTGAAGAACTCTTCTTTCTTCTTTATCAGGTCGTCAAATCTCTGCACATCTACAATTCCGATTATGAATGTCCCGTCTGGGTCGATCATAGATATGCGAACCAGCTCCTTCACTTTGTGCGGTAAGGCGAGCCCGGTGGGTTCCACGATTATTATGTCGGGATCTATGTCTCTCTTAATATTCTGTAATGCATTTTGAAGCGTTCCTGAAAGCGAGCAGCATATGCACCCGTTGGGGAGTTCGATCGCATCGTATCCCTCGGCCTTGAGGGTCGCGCCGTCCACGCCGACCTCGCCGGATTCGTTCACAAGAAGCGCCACACGTAATTTTCTCTCGATGTACATTGACGCGAGCTTCATCAACAGGCTGGTTTTTCCGCTTCCGAGGAAACCGCCCAGAATATAAACATACATGACTAGTGAACTGAGGAGATGTTATTTATGCATTTACCAACGACATTCGGAAATAACAAACCGACCCACAATGATCGCAATACAGTAACACAAATATCATTTCTGTGTTAAAAAAATCTTTATATATGTATGAATCGCCAAGATGTCTGATTATTATAATGGATAAGTGGTAAAAGGCTTGTTTTTTATCGATTGGACCATCATTGACCTTTGTCATGATGGATGTAAATATAATACATACAAAAACAGCTGGCTGTTGTATCTTATGGCAAATGTTTATAAAGTAAATCTTAACACCGATATTAAATATATATGTATCAGTAGGCATTTTTGATAGATATAGATGAGGACCTATCATCCATCCACGAAACGACATTTATACCCTCAAGTAGAATACCAATTCACAGGCGCAAGCCTGGGAGGAAAAACACTATGCTTAGCAGCAAAGGAGTAGACTTCAGCAAGATACTGAGGCGCTATGATGTCGACCAGCAGGTCGCAGCCACCCCGCAAGAGATGGCGAAAGAGATGCTCCCGCATGACCCAGTTTTTAAAAAGGTCGCGGAAGAGGTACTCTACATGAGGTTTAAGACCGTGGGCCCCGTTGTCAACGAAGCCCTCAAGGAGAAGAAACCGCTCGATGTTATCAACGAGGGGCTTGTTGCAGGAATGGAAATCGTCGCAAAGCTTTACGCAGAGCACGTTTACTACCTGCCCGAAATCATGTTGGCCGCAAAGACCATGGAGATCGGAATCGCCCTTGCAGAGAAGAAGCTCGAGGGTGGAAAGATGAAGGCCAAGGCCACCGTGATAATGCACGCTGCCGAGGGAGACCCCCACGACATCGGGAAGAACATCGCGGCAATCATGACCAAGGCGGCCGGTTACGATGTCATCGACATGGGAAGAGACGTCCCTGTCACCGAGGTTATAGCCAAGACCGTCGAGGTAAAGCCGCTGTTCGTTTCCGGAACCGCGCTCATGACCACGACGATGTCCGCGTTCCCCAGGATCGCAGCGGGATTCATGGCGAAAGGCATGAACATCCCGTTCATGGGATGCGGCGGCGCAGTCAACAGGGAGTACGCCAACTCGTACGACCTCGGAATTTATTCCGACAAGGCCGCGCAGACGCCCCCGATCGCCGACAAGATCCTTGCCGGATATGACTGGAAGAAAGTCAGGGAAGAGTGGGACAACATTGTAAGGGGTGATTAAAAATGGCAGTAACCAGATACACAAAAGTAGCATACAAGGACGCTGACGAGCTTATTTTCGGACGCGCACAGCACCCCGTCTCGTACGGATTCGGCATAAAAGTCGGAGCCGGAAGGGTCATACCCGAACTCAACTACGCCCCCCGCCCGGGAACGGAGAGGGATGTCGAGAAGTTCAGGAGAGAATACGTCGACTACATATGCAAAGATGCTCTCGACAGGGCCATCACCGCAGGTATGCCCGACCTCCAGATGGAGACCGAGTGGGTCTCGCAGATGAACCAGAAGAAACTGGCCGTGCCGGTCGTTTCGGGACAGGCGGAAATATGCGAGAAGTACCACGAGGAGTACGGAATCAACACAGCTATGAGGCAGACCATTCCTGACCAGCGTGAGGCCGACCACGGACTCCGCCCCGGAATGGACAAGAAGTTCTCCTACCCCGAGAAGCTCATCGAATGCGCTGAGATGGCTTGCGAGAACGGTGCACACGTCTTCTCCGTCGAATCGATGGGTGGAAAAGAGCTGGCGGACAACGCGGTCACCCAGGGTGACATCGTTTCCTTCCTCTTCGGTGTAGGATACCTCGGATCCATAGACATGACCTACATCTGGCAGCAGTTTGTGGACATATGCAAGAAGAACAAGGTGACCCCCGGAGGAGACACGAACTGTTCCGGAGCCAACACGTCCATGTTCATGGCGGGCGGATTCCTGGACAACGATGTTCAGAGGACGTTCTCCGCGATCACCAGGGCCATCGCATCCGCGAGGACCCTGTGCGCATGGGAGTGCGGAGCCACAGGTCCCGACAAGGACTGCGGCTACGAAGGACCCATATGCAAAGCGGTCGCCGGAAAGCCAACGGCCCAGGAAGGAAAGAACTGCCAGTGCGCGCACTGCGACCTGCAGGGCAACCTGATGGCATCCACCTGTGACCTGTGGTCCAACGAGTCCGTCGAGTACCACCCCGAATTCGGAGGATCCTCAGTCGCATGCTGGCTCGGGTCCCTCGGATACGAGGTCGCTCTGATGAACACCTCGATCCAGCTGGGACAGGACAAGACCCTCAGGGACTTGTACATGTACACCGACAGGACCAGGGGGCCCGAGGGATACATCCTCGCCTACGACCATGCGTTCATGATCGGAAAAGCCATCGCCGAGCACGGAAACGACCTGTACCTCAGGTCCAAGGCCGCCGGTGAGACCGCAGCGAAGATCATCCTTGACGGATACAACTCCAAGGAGCTGCCGCTGACCAAGAAGCAACTGGAAGTCCTTCAGGAATGCCAGAAGCAGATGGCCGCGCTGCCCGACAACGAGGCGAAGTTCGTCGAGTACTGCACCAAGTTGTACAAGGACGTCCCTGCGTTCAACATAAAGAACTACGGGCTCTGAGAAATCAGGCAAACCTCTTAAACAAACCATTTAAGCCCCCGTAGCACGGGGCACCCTTCTTTCTCTTTCTGCAATTTCCACGTCAGATCTCACTTTCTTAAGATTGCCCGTCCTCCCGCAAATCGCAGGCCTCAGGGCAAGGCTCAAATAGATAATGGAAGGAAATCATGAGATGAAGAAACCCCTCGGCACCGTGTGATGTTAATCCCGCCTGTCTCCCGCCCCCGATGCGATAAATGAGAGCTCGAGCATTCGGTCGTTTGTAGGTCGTTTCGTGAGGCGAAATCTGTTTTCAACGTAAGTATATACAGATTTCTTTTCGTCGGCCTTATTCGCGCGAATATTTGACCCGTATACGCGACTGAGATTCGTATAAGGTAGGCTTTTTGGCAATAGGTCTAGAATACGATAATATGGTCAGCGAATGCAGTGGCGATAGCCACTTATTCATCGGTTAAGTTCGTAAAAACAAATTTTCTAACTGCAGTCGCGGAATGGTTTCATTACATTTTTACTGCGGGTATCAGTTTTTACATCATATAATCGATAAATTTCATTATTCATTTCACAATGTTAATCACAATGCATAGTTTTTTATTTGAATAAAAAATAATAACGATTCCAAAATTAATGATATTTATAATAAGTTATTGATATTATATACTGCATTTTTTTTTGATTGGTACCAGAAGCATAAATTTTAATATTATTACATATTTGAAATATTATTGGATACATCGTCCATCCACGAAACGGAATTTATAGCATCGATTTATTGCCAACTCGCAGGTGCAAACCTGGGAGGAAAAATAATATGCTTAGCAGCAAAGGAGTAGACTTCAGTGGAATACTGAGGCGCTATGATGTCGACCAGCAGGTCGCGGCCACCCCGCAAGAGATGGCTAAAGAGATGCTCCCGCATGACCCCGTTTTTAAAAAGGTCGCGGAAGAGGTACTCTACATGAGGTTTAAGACCGTAGGGCCCGTCGTCAACGACGCCCTGAAGGAGAAGAAACCGCTCGATGTTATCAACGAGGGGCTTGTTGCAGGAATGGAGATCGTCGCGAAGCTTTACGCAGAGCACGTGTACTACCTGCCCGAGATCATGATGGCCGCAAAGACCATGGAGATCGGAATAGCCCTTGCGGAGAAGAAGCTCGAGGGCGGAAAGATGAAGGCCAAGGCCACCGTGATAATGCACGCTGCCGAGGGAGACCCCCACGACATCGGAAAGAACATCGCGGCCATCATGACCAAGGCGGCCGGTTACGACGTTATCGACATGGGAAGAGATGTCCCTGTCGAAGATGTAGTGGCCAAGACCATGGAGGTCAAGCCCCTGTTCGTCTCCGGAACCGCGCTCATGACCACGACGATGTCCGCTTTCCCGAGGATTGCAGAAAAATTCATTGCGAAAGGCCTCAACACCCCCCTCATGGGATGCGGCGGTGCGGTCAACAGGGAGTACGCCAACTCGTACGACCTCGGAATTTATTCCGACAAGGCTGCCCAGACACCCCCGATCGCCGACAAGATCCTTGCCGGATACGACTGGAAGAAGGTAAGGGAAGAGTGGGACAATATCATTAGAGGTGAGTAAGATGGCAGTTAGCAGATACACAAAGATGGCATACAAAGATGCTGACGAACTGATCTTCGGACGCGCGCAGCACCCCGTTTCGTATGGATTCGGAATAAAGGTCGGAGCCGGCCGTGTCATTCCCGAAATAAACTACGCGCCCCGCCCGGGAACGGAGAGGGACGTAGAGAAGTTCAGAAGGGAGTACGTTGATTACATAACGAAGGACGCCCTCGACAGGGCCGTAACCGCGGGAATGCCCGACCTCCAGCTGGAGACCGAGTGGGTCTCTCAGATGAACCAGAAGAAGCTGGCAGTGCCTGTCATCGCCGGACAGACCGAGATGTGCGAGAAGTACCACGAGGAATACGGTATCAATGCCGCCGTCAGGCACACAGTGCCAGACCAACGTGAGGCAGACCACGGACTCCGCCCCGGAATGGACAAGGAGCGCACCTATCCCGAGAAGCTCATCGAATGTACCGAGATGGCATGCGAGAACGGTGCCCACGTCTTCTCCGTCGAATCAGTAGGCGGAAAAGAGCTGGCTGACCACGCGGTCACCCAGGGTGACATCGTAGCCTTCCTCTTCGGTGTCGGTTACCTCGGATCCATAGACATGACCTACATCTGGCAGCAGTTCGTGGACATATGCAAGAAGAACAAGGTGACCCCCGGAGGAGACACCAACTGTTCCGGAGCCAACACGTCCATGTTCATGGCCGGCGGATTCCTGGACAACGATGTTCAGAGGACGTTCTCCGCGATCACCAGGGCCATCTCGGCAGCGAGGACCCTGTGCGCATGGGAGTGCGGAGCCACCGGTCCCGACAAGGACTGCGGCTACGAGGGACCCATATGCAAGGCGGTCGCCGGAAAGCCCACTTCTCAGGAAGGAAAGAACTGCCAGTGCGCCCACTGCGATCTGCAGGGCAACCTGATGGCGTCCACCTGTGACATGTGGTCCAACGAGTCCGTCGAGTACCACCCCGAATTCGGAGGATCCTCTGTCGCATGCTGGCTCGGAGCCCTCGGATACGAGGTCGCTCTGATGAACACCTCGATCCAGATGGGACAGGACAAGACCCTCAGGGACTTGTACATGTACACCGACAGAATCAGGGGACCGGAAGCATACATCCTCGCCTACGACCATGCCTTCATGATCGGAAAGGCCATCGCCGACAACGGAAACAACCTGTACCTCAGGTCCAAGGCCGCCGGTGAGACCGCAGCGAAGATCATCCTTGACGGATACAACTCCAAGGAGCTGCCGCTGACCAAGAAGCAGCTGGAAGTCCTTCAGGAATGCCAGAAGCAGATGGCCGCGCTGCCCGACGACGAGGCGAAGTTCGTCGAGTACTGCACCAAGTTGTACAAGGACGTCCCTGCGTTCAACATAAAGAACTACGGGCTCTGAGGCATCGGAAAAACTTCAAACAAACCTTTTAGGCCCCCATCCGGGGGCCGCCCCTCCTCTATGATCGCGGCAGGCACAGAGGCTCATTTTTCATGTCTGTATTCGTCTGAATATATTTGCACAACAATCTGTGACATCAGAATGCGTTCTTTCCAAAGCAATAAAAATAGGGGGGGGAAGAAGAAAGCCCGAGGGCTTGGAAGGTGTGAAACGCACCCGTCCCACGCCACATGGCGAGGACCTATACCGGGTACCCGGCTTCCGCCGCTCACAACTTCTATCCATACATTGTTCGACATATATTTAAAACTAATTTAGGTAGTATATATATGAAACAGAGCATAGATATATATTTATAAATATATGTATAATAAAAAATAAAATTATTCAGACATATTCTATTGATTTTCTTATAATGAATACGATTGAACTTCAAAAAGAGCCAGTTAATAGATGCATAGGATATTAAAACGGATCTAATGTCGACAGTTTTGTCATGTCAATATCATTCTATCATCAGTACAGTCAACAAATGCATGATAAAATATGCCGATCCATTTCCAAATGTATTTTTCATGTCGAATTAATCAGAGGTCGCAACGGGAATAAATCCGATCTGGCACATCGAAGAGATATGGACCCTACACAGAAAAAGACGCCTGAAAGGCGAGACGCTCATCTGTCGGAGGCATCTCACGGGAGAATTGTCCGATGGAATGGATATATATCCATAGGATAGGAATTACGGCCCGAAATCGGGCCAGTTCTCGAATGCAAAAGAAGGGATTCAGAAAACTCCACGGAAACAGATAGGGTTTTTACGGATGATTCCGTTGACACAATATGGTCATGCGGCTTACCGGGAAGTTAATATCCAATACGGGGCCGGGGCTGGCCATACAGGAAGCTCTCTATGG
The DNA window shown above is from Methanomassiliicoccaceae archaeon and carries:
- a CDS encoding methylamine methyltransferase corrinoid protein reductive activase, which encodes MEYGISLDLGTSGFRAHAVDLKAKKILSTSITECHPLPGANIMDHLTFSIRVGQDVAHNIVIDTVNKLIRTLGIDLKDVVRLSICGNPIQLSLAQNIPVEDLAFAGENAKRVRGIKEQKRDAGVFSAVACGFDVPDKTELYVPPAIRHEIGADALAMMYKSGFLEQKKNCLVTDYGTNAEMALKVGDDIYTGSAAAGPAMEGQSIECGMLAAPGAISDLEYDFQWICKVLDDNLIPQNGDRFDFSLGIMSEEGPMHGKAAGITGTGVIAAVAVAIESDLWKKGKLTTDDGKMHLQDGVFITSNDISEAMKAIGAMRAGHFTLVEHAGIDFKDLRTMYMCGASGTYVDALKGRDIGLIPPTCDDIYQYGNTSLALSTDILMNPEILDELQETANSIRANHIMFAGDSIFEQIYVQELAYCEEGMSMTKYNDNNVAAGLQALPKPTGHPKVTRISMRDIADLGERGLFILHDLGTDLTGKMAGCTGCKKCERECPENALTVSKDKTITVKTKNCLGTACYRCQYVCPEKVMQFDTLRLS
- a CDS encoding GTP-binding protein; this translates as MYVYILGGFLGSGKTSLLMKLASMYIERKLRVALLVNESGEVGVDGATLKAEGYDAIELPNGCICCSLSGTLQNALQNIKRDIDPDIIIVEPTGLALPHKVKELVRISMIDPDGTFIIGIVDVQRFDDLIKKKEEFFRRQMHGSDFILINKSDLATPEKMKEIKEWMASEFPSKPLLPISVKTGENLDKVYEMMK
- a CDS encoding methyltransferase MtaB domain-containing protein; the encoded protein is MAVSRYTKMAYKDADELIFGRAQHPVSYGFGIKVGAGRVIPEINYAPRPGTERDVEKFRREYVDYITKDALDRAVTAGMPDLQLETEWVSQMNQKKLAVPVIAGQTEMCEKYHEEYGINAAVRHTVPDQREADHGLRPGMDKERTYPEKLIECTEMACENGAHVFSVESVGGKELADHAVTQGDIVAFLFGVGYLGSIDMTYIWQQFVDICKKNKVTPGGDTNCSGANTSMFMAGGFLDNDVQRTFSAITRAISAARTLCAWECGATGPDKDCGYEGPICKAVAGKPTSQEGKNCQCAHCDLQGNLMASTCDMWSNESVEYHPEFGGSSVACWLGALGYEVALMNTSIQMGQDKTLRDLYMYTDRIRGPEAYILAYDHAFMIGKAIADNGNNLYLRSKAAGETAAKIILDGYNSKELPLTKKQLEVLQECQKQMAALPDDEAKFVEYCTKLYKDVPAFNIKNYGL
- a CDS encoding cobalamin-dependent protein (Presence of a B(12) (cobalamin)-binding domain implies dependence on cobalamin itself, in one of its several forms, or in some unusual lineages, dependence on a cobalamin-like analog.), whose translation is MLSSKGVDFSGILRRYDVDQQVAATPQEMAKEMLPHDPVFKKVAEEVLYMRFKTVGPVVNDALKEKKPLDVINEGLVAGMEIVAKLYAEHVYYLPEIMMAAKTMEIGIALAEKKLEGGKMKAKATVIMHAAEGDPHDIGKNIAAIMTKAAGYDVIDMGRDVPVEDVVAKTMEVKPLFVSGTALMTTTMSAFPRIAEKFIAKGLNTPLMGCGGAVNREYANSYDLGIYSDKAAQTPPIADKILAGYDWKKVREEWDNIIRGE
- a CDS encoding cobalamin-dependent protein (Presence of a B(12) (cobalamin)-binding domain implies dependence on cobalamin itself, in one of its several forms, or in some unusual lineages, dependence on a cobalamin-like analog.), producing the protein MLSSKGVDFSKILRRYDVDQQVAATPQEMAKEMLPHDPVFKKVAEEVLYMRFKTVGPVVNEALKEKKPLDVINEGLVAGMEIVAKLYAEHVYYLPEIMLAAKTMEIGIALAEKKLEGGKMKAKATVIMHAAEGDPHDIGKNIAAIMTKAAGYDVIDMGRDVPVTEVIAKTVEVKPLFVSGTALMTTTMSAFPRIAAGFMAKGMNIPFMGCGGAVNREYANSYDLGIYSDKAAQTPPIADKILAGYDWKKVREEWDNIVRGD
- a CDS encoding hydrogenase nickel incorporation protein HypA, with protein sequence MKQHDHTEHDDAEPENSIEEAGGAAVGFTGRIIGFNADAQARMVDALYEIGKWVGGESGVLLGHIKCAIYLEDGSGITLNLIDMENGVEIHGTIEPSEKVSFTLMCAVLDVDEGELDHTMHHVLEDTNLDIELDHHDCKCHGHGHHHEHGHEHGHGHDHEEGDHHEHGAHDCKCHGHEHENAHEGQHHHDDDDDDGSEHRGGCCGRRSHRY
- a CDS encoding methyltransferase MtaB domain-containing protein, with amino-acid sequence MAVTRYTKVAYKDADELIFGRAQHPVSYGFGIKVGAGRVIPELNYAPRPGTERDVEKFRREYVDYICKDALDRAITAGMPDLQMETEWVSQMNQKKLAVPVVSGQAEICEKYHEEYGINTAMRQTIPDQREADHGLRPGMDKKFSYPEKLIECAEMACENGAHVFSVESMGGKELADNAVTQGDIVSFLFGVGYLGSIDMTYIWQQFVDICKKNKVTPGGDTNCSGANTSMFMAGGFLDNDVQRTFSAITRAIASARTLCAWECGATGPDKDCGYEGPICKAVAGKPTAQEGKNCQCAHCDLQGNLMASTCDLWSNESVEYHPEFGGSSVACWLGSLGYEVALMNTSIQLGQDKTLRDLYMYTDRTRGPEGYILAYDHAFMIGKAIAEHGNDLYLRSKAAGETAAKIILDGYNSKELPLTKKQLEVLQECQKQMAALPDNEAKFVEYCTKLYKDVPAFNIKNYGL